In Ilumatobacter fluminis, the following proteins share a genomic window:
- a CDS encoding DUF512 domain-containing protein, with protein MSAPVVVSIAPDSPAARAGLQPGDEIARVDGIAPRDVIEWQMATDVADPALEVMRHGIEVDLVVDKREGEPLGVEVQSAVFDRVRTCDNHCEFCFIYQLPKGMRRSLYLKDDDYRLSFLYGNFTTLTRFTESDLERVVTERLSPLHVSIHATDPDVRNRMLKNQRGAMSLRWLRALLDHGIQVRGQIVVCPGLNDGDVLDDTLAGVLDRFPELESVAVVPLGLSKFNKEDAMRLHTLDEANRVVDLIDEWQQIFHSVLGRRMVFAADEYYLMANRPFPAAETYEGFPMHEDGIGMARTFEAEFHGEAEEATGVRSGFFAAVDLPANPAAYTGLRQRDHHADHTGQPEPVPVTLGARRTKQVPTAVLSGEFGARVITPLIDELGRDDVRVVPVANEFFGGNTGVTGLMTGADLTRVLSDQPVGHRYLVPDVCLSDDGRFLDGVTVDELPRPVEIIATDGIALRTALETAS; from the coding sequence ATGTCCGCACCTGTCGTCGTCTCGATCGCGCCCGATTCTCCGGCCGCTCGCGCCGGGCTCCAGCCCGGCGACGAGATCGCGCGCGTCGACGGCATCGCACCGCGCGACGTGATCGAGTGGCAGATGGCGACCGACGTCGCCGACCCCGCCCTCGAGGTGATGCGCCACGGGATCGAAGTCGATCTCGTCGTCGACAAGCGTGAGGGCGAACCGCTGGGGGTCGAGGTGCAGTCCGCCGTGTTCGATCGGGTTCGCACCTGCGACAATCACTGCGAGTTCTGCTTCATCTACCAGTTGCCGAAGGGCATGCGCCGCAGCCTGTATCTGAAGGACGACGACTACCGACTCTCGTTCCTGTACGGCAACTTCACGACACTGACCCGCTTCACCGAATCGGATCTCGAGCGGGTCGTCACCGAGCGGTTGTCGCCGCTCCACGTGTCGATCCACGCCACCGATCCCGACGTCCGCAACCGGATGCTCAAGAACCAGCGCGGGGCGATGAGCCTGCGTTGGTTGCGGGCGCTGCTCGATCACGGCATCCAGGTGCGCGGCCAGATCGTCGTCTGCCCCGGACTGAACGACGGTGACGTGCTCGACGACACTCTCGCCGGCGTCCTCGATCGGTTCCCCGAACTCGAATCGGTCGCCGTCGTCCCGCTCGGCCTGTCGAAGTTCAACAAGGAGGACGCCATGCGCCTCCACACCCTCGACGAGGCCAACCGGGTGGTCGACCTGATCGACGAGTGGCAGCAGATCTTCCATTCCGTCCTCGGACGCCGGATGGTGTTCGCCGCCGACGAGTACTACCTGATGGCGAACCGCCCGTTCCCGGCCGCGGAGACCTACGAGGGATTCCCGATGCACGAGGACGGCATCGGGATGGCCCGCACTTTCGAAGCGGAGTTCCACGGCGAGGCAGAGGAGGCGACCGGCGTGCGCAGCGGCTTCTTCGCCGCTGTCGACCTGCCTGCCAACCCCGCCGCCTACACGGGCCTGCGCCAGCGCGATCACCACGCCGACCACACGGGGCAGCCCGAGCCGGTGCCCGTCACCCTCGGTGCCCGACGGACCAAGCAGGTTCCTACGGCCGTGTTGAGCGGCGAGTTCGGCGCCAGGGTGATCACCCCACTGATCGACGAGCTCGGACGCGACGACGTCCGGGTCGTGCCGGTCGCCAACGAGTTCTTCGGCGGCAACACCGGCGTGACCGGCTTGATGACCGGCGCCGACCTCACCCGCGTCCTGTCCGACCAGCCGGTCGGACACCGCTACCTCGTGCCCGACGTGTGCCTCTCCGACGACGGCCGCTTCCTCGACGGGGTCACCGTCGACGAGCTGCCGCGCCCCGTCGAGATCATCGCCACCGACGGCATCGCCCTGCGAACCGCATTGGAGACGGCATCATGA
- the ispH gene encoding 4-hydroxy-3-methylbut-2-enyl diphosphate reductase, giving the protein MNVDRVLLAEPRGFCAGVEMAIKALAWMVRTFEPPVYCYHEIVHNKIVVERFERQGVVFVDDIAEVPEGRPIMLSAHGSAPEVVSAAAERGSFVVDSVCPLVTKVHHEVKVRSGKGYRIVYVGHDGHEEAVGTMAVAPDSINRVESVAEVDALPEFDQPVALLAQTTLSHRDWEGVAVRVRERFPDVWTPGRSDLCFATTNRQSSLLAMAPECDAIVVIGSSNSSNTRALEKLAREAGCERVYRINVADQVPDDLEGIVGVTAGASAPEELVEAVLARLAPQNGIDVVSITDEDEYFPPPRAIRELQGSIEMASTALLGGALLERPAMDDRSLPASDVLAALTE; this is encoded by the coding sequence ATGAATGTCGACCGGGTACTGCTGGCCGAGCCGAGGGGCTTCTGCGCCGGCGTCGAGATGGCGATCAAGGCCTTGGCGTGGATGGTTCGCACGTTCGAACCGCCCGTGTACTGCTACCACGAGATCGTCCACAACAAGATCGTGGTGGAGCGCTTCGAGCGCCAGGGCGTCGTCTTCGTCGACGACATCGCCGAGGTGCCCGAGGGACGCCCGATCATGCTGTCGGCCCACGGTTCTGCGCCCGAAGTCGTGTCGGCCGCCGCCGAGCGCGGCAGCTTCGTCGTCGACTCGGTGTGCCCGCTGGTGACCAAGGTGCACCACGAGGTGAAGGTCCGTTCCGGCAAGGGCTACCGCATCGTCTACGTCGGCCACGACGGACATGAGGAAGCGGTCGGCACGATGGCGGTCGCCCCCGACTCGATCAACCGGGTCGAGAGCGTGGCCGAGGTCGACGCCCTGCCCGAGTTCGACCAGCCGGTCGCCCTGCTCGCCCAGACCACCCTCTCCCACCGCGACTGGGAAGGTGTCGCCGTGCGGGTGCGCGAGCGATTCCCCGACGTCTGGACGCCCGGGCGCTCCGACCTCTGCTTCGCCACCACCAATCGACAGTCGTCGCTGCTGGCGATGGCCCCCGAGTGCGACGCGATCGTCGTGATCGGGTCGTCGAACTCGTCGAACACCCGGGCGCTCGAGAAGCTGGCCCGTGAGGCCGGGTGCGAGCGCGTGTACCGCATCAACGTCGCCGATCAGGTGCCCGACGATCTCGAGGGCATCGTCGGCGTGACCGCCGGCGCGTCGGCCCCGGAGGAACTCGTCGAGGCCGTGTTGGCCCGGCTGGCCCCGCAGAACGGCATCGACGTCGTCTCGATCACTGACGAGGACGAGTACTTCCCGCCGCCACGGGCGATCCGGGAGCTCCAGGGCTCGATCGAGATGGCCAGCACGGCCCTGCTCGGCGGTGCGCTGCTCGAGCGGCCGGCGATGGACGATCGCAGCCTCCCGGCGAGCGACGTGCTCGCCGCCCTCACCGAATAG
- a CDS encoding acyl-CoA dehydrogenase family protein codes for MSSDEARVNDLVEHLLESHPPATTSAKDFLGAQYDLGLAWIHFDEGYGGLGLNPKLQQIVNERVRDAGGPFCGARNPIGYGMCGPTVHVWGSEEQKQKYLRPLFTCEDIWCQLFSEPGSGSDFAGLSSRGVKDGDEWIVNGQKVWTTLAHVSKWGLLVVRTDPEAVKHAGLTAFVVDMEDPTVETRPLRQMTGEAEFNEVYFTDTRIPDAEMLGKPGDGWRASLTTLMNERTSIGGAIPAQGSGTIADLMAVWSELPDEGKDAASRDRVMELWIRAEVHRLTNIRASQNRRMGDPGPEGSIGKMESANLNKAVYEAMIDLMGAEGMLYGEYAMTRPETAMGGSSRQQRFLRSRANSIEGGTTEVMLNILGERVLGLPGDVRVDRDVPWSEVPRN; via the coding sequence CGGCGAAGGACTTCCTGGGTGCTCAGTACGACCTGGGTCTTGCCTGGATCCACTTCGACGAGGGATACGGCGGCCTCGGCCTGAACCCGAAGCTGCAGCAGATCGTCAACGAACGCGTCCGTGACGCCGGCGGCCCGTTCTGCGGCGCACGGAACCCGATCGGCTACGGCATGTGCGGTCCGACCGTGCACGTGTGGGGCAGCGAAGAGCAGAAGCAGAAGTACCTGCGCCCGCTCTTCACCTGCGAAGACATCTGGTGTCAGCTCTTCTCCGAGCCCGGTTCCGGCTCCGACTTCGCCGGCCTCTCGTCGCGTGGCGTGAAGGACGGCGACGAGTGGATCGTCAACGGCCAGAAAGTCTGGACCACCCTCGCCCACGTCTCGAAGTGGGGCCTGCTCGTGGTGCGCACCGATCCCGAGGCCGTGAAGCACGCCGGCCTCACCGCCTTCGTGGTCGACATGGAGGACCCGACGGTCGAGACCCGCCCGTTGCGTCAGATGACGGGCGAGGCGGAGTTCAACGAGGTCTACTTCACCGACACCCGCATTCCCGACGCCGAGATGCTCGGCAAGCCCGGCGACGGGTGGCGGGCCTCGCTCACGACGTTGATGAACGAGCGCACCTCCATCGGTGGTGCCATCCCGGCGCAGGGTTCGGGCACGATCGCCGACCTGATGGCCGTCTGGTCGGAGCTGCCCGACGAAGGCAAGGACGCAGCGTCCCGCGACCGAGTCATGGAGCTGTGGATCCGCGCCGAGGTGCATCGCCTCACCAACATCCGTGCCAGCCAGAACCGCCGCATGGGTGACCCTGGTCCGGAGGGCTCGATCGGAAAGATGGAGTCGGCCAACCTCAACAAGGCCGTGTACGAGGCGATGATCGACCTGATGGGCGCCGAGGGCATGCTGTACGGCGAGTACGCGATGACCCGACCGGAAACGGCCATGGGCGGCTCGAGCCGTCAGCAGCGCTTCCTGCGGTCACGCGCCAACTCGATCGAGGGCGGCACGACCGAGGTCATGCTCAACATCCTCGGCGAGCGCGTGCTGGGCCTGCCGGGCGACGTCCGCGTCGACCGCGACGTCCCCTGGAGCGAAGTCCCCCGCAACTGA